Proteins encoded within one genomic window of Verrucomicrobiota bacterium:
- a CDS encoding NAD(+)/NADH kinase: MAGLAAPTFPDAASLTPEVDLVLVFGGDGTMLRVARETAGSGTPLLGINVGALGFLTDVPSWDLPRALQQVWSGDFRVESRALIEAGVDCQGQRSRTIALNEFVISRHMVSRLIEIEASVDDEVLTRYRGDGLIVSSPTGSTAYSLAAGGAVVYPTAEVFTLTPICPHTLSNRSVIVNLSSTVRVKIISQKPEAVFSGDGQDDRRLNAGDIVTIRRSRHSVRLIHLTGTSFFETLRHKLNWSGSSVPAKP, from the coding sequence CTGGCAGGACTGGCCGCGCCGACGTTTCCGGACGCGGCCAGCCTGACGCCGGAAGTCGATCTGGTTCTCGTGTTTGGCGGGGATGGCACCATGTTGCGAGTCGCGCGCGAAACGGCCGGTTCGGGAACGCCGCTGCTGGGCATCAACGTGGGCGCGCTGGGTTTTCTGACCGACGTTCCCTCGTGGGATTTGCCGCGCGCGTTGCAGCAGGTTTGGAGCGGCGACTTCCGCGTGGAATCGCGGGCGCTCATCGAAGCCGGCGTGGATTGCCAGGGCCAACGCAGCCGCACCATCGCGCTCAATGAATTTGTCATCAGCCGGCACATGGTCTCGCGGTTGATCGAGATCGAAGCGAGCGTCGATGACGAAGTGCTGACCCGGTACCGCGGGGACGGATTGATCGTCAGTTCGCCCACGGGCTCGACCGCTTACTCGCTCGCGGCGGGCGGCGCCGTGGTTTATCCCACGGCGGAAGTGTTCACCCTGACTCCGATCTGCCCGCACACGCTCTCGAATCGCTCCGTGATCGTGAACCTGAGTTCGACTGTCCGGGTCAAAATCATCAGCCAGAAACCGGAAGCGGTGTTCAGCGGCGACGGCCAGGACGACCGGCGGTTGAATGCGGGCGACATCGTCACGATTCGCCGCAGCCGGCATTCGGTGCGGTTGATTCACCTGACGGGAACTTCCTTTTTCGAAACGCTCCGGCACAAACTGAACTGGAGCGGGTCGAGCGTTCCGGCCAAACCGTAA